The following proteins are co-located in the Polymorphospora rubra genome:
- a CDS encoding LysR family transcriptional regulator ArgP — protein sequence MALDPVQLTTFHAVVNDGSFEAAARSLHVTPSAVSQRIKALEQTVGQVLVRRGKPCEPTEAGTALVRLAGQIALLEGEALDAARGPVGGGSARTRVAVVVNADSLATWFLPALAGLPAGATLAFDIHQDDQDHTADILRAGTAMAAVTAQRVPVQGCRVERLGAMRYLAMAAPALWRAHFTGRDVRAGFGTAPMIVLNRKDRLQHRFLGTLAGRVPDPPIHYVPAAAAFVEAIRLGMGWGLVPEQIAAADIAAGRCVELTPGRHLDVPLYWQYWRLESTVLAALTDAVRGAAATALR from the coding sequence ATGGCGCTCGACCCGGTGCAGCTCACCACCTTCCACGCGGTGGTCAACGACGGCAGCTTCGAGGCAGCCGCCCGCTCGCTGCACGTCACACCCTCCGCCGTCAGCCAACGGATCAAGGCTCTGGAGCAGACGGTCGGCCAGGTCCTGGTCCGGCGCGGCAAGCCGTGCGAGCCGACCGAGGCGGGCACCGCGCTGGTCCGCCTCGCCGGCCAGATCGCCCTGTTGGAAGGCGAGGCGCTCGACGCGGCACGCGGCCCGGTCGGCGGCGGGAGTGCCCGGACCCGGGTGGCGGTGGTGGTCAACGCCGACTCCCTGGCCACCTGGTTCCTGCCGGCCCTGGCGGGCCTGCCGGCCGGGGCCACTCTCGCCTTCGACATCCACCAGGACGACCAGGATCACACCGCCGACATCCTGCGGGCCGGAACGGCCATGGCGGCCGTCACCGCCCAGCGGGTGCCGGTGCAGGGCTGCCGGGTCGAGCGGCTCGGCGCGATGCGATACCTGGCGATGGCCGCACCCGCCCTGTGGCGGGCGCACTTCACCGGCCGGGACGTCCGCGCGGGGTTCGGGACCGCGCCGATGATCGTGCTGAACCGAAAGGACCGGCTCCAGCACCGGTTCCTCGGCACCCTGGCCGGACGCGTGCCCGACCCGCCGATCCACTACGTGCCGGCCGCGGCGGCGTTCGTCGAGGCGATCCGGCTCGGGATGGGCTGGGGGCTGGTGCCCGAGCAGATCGCCGCCGCCGACATCGCGGCCGGGCGCTGCGTCGAACTCACCCCGGGCCGCCACCTCGACGTACCGCTCTACTGGCAGTACTGGCGGCTGGAGTCGACCGTTCTCGCGGCCCTGACCGACGCCGTACGCGGCGCGGCGGCGACCGCCCTGCGCTGA
- a CDS encoding LysE/ArgO family amino acid transporter: MLASTVAGFTVSVALIMAIGAQNAFVLRQGLRREHVLPVVLTCAVSDAALIAAGIAGLGAAIADRPTVLAAVRFGGVAFLLGYAALAARRAIRPGALTPTERPATTLRATLLTCLAFTYLNPHVYLDTVLLLGSISRQHPHPWWFGGGAVLASLTWFTALGFAAGRLAPVLARPAAWRVLDGAVAVLMVALAVTLALG, encoded by the coding sequence GTGCTCGCTTCGACCGTCGCCGGCTTCACCGTCTCCGTCGCCCTCATCATGGCCATCGGTGCCCAGAACGCGTTCGTGCTCCGGCAGGGGCTGCGCCGTGAACACGTACTGCCGGTGGTGTTGACCTGCGCCGTCTCCGACGCGGCCCTCATCGCCGCCGGCATCGCCGGCCTCGGCGCCGCGATCGCCGACCGGCCCACCGTCCTGGCCGCCGTCCGCTTCGGCGGCGTCGCGTTCCTGCTCGGCTACGCGGCACTCGCCGCCCGGCGGGCGATCCGGCCCGGCGCCCTGACGCCGACCGAACGGCCGGCGACCACGCTGCGCGCCACCCTGCTGACCTGCCTCGCCTTCACCTATCTCAACCCGCACGTGTACCTCGACACGGTGCTGCTGCTCGGCTCGATCTCGCGGCAGCATCCGCATCCGTGGTGGTTCGGCGGTGGCGCGGTGCTGGCCAGCCTGACCTGGTTCACCGCACTGGGCTTCGCCGCCGGCCGGCTCGCCCCGGTGCTGGCCCGGCCGGCGGCGTGGCGGGTCCTCGACGGCGCCGTCGCCGTCCTCATGGTCGCGCTCGCGGTCACCCTGGCACTCGGGTGA
- a CDS encoding NUDIX hydrolase, with amino-acid sequence MSVLHLDALETLRDWTPTPDGEDDWRLTTKLLERGPEVMWRGHDGAHVTASVIIFSHDRQRVLLCLHGKFDVWVQLGGHLEAGDPSLAAAALREATEESGIAGLVVDPVPVDVDIHQVVNCAGRRLDHHDVIFAVYAPPDAAEQVSDESHALGWFTPDALPTPLGGDTDRVVRNAVRRAAVR; translated from the coding sequence GTGAGTGTGCTGCACCTCGACGCCCTGGAGACCCTGCGGGACTGGACGCCGACGCCGGACGGCGAGGACGACTGGCGGCTGACGACGAAGCTGCTGGAACGCGGGCCCGAGGTGATGTGGCGGGGGCACGACGGCGCCCACGTGACCGCGAGCGTGATCATCTTCTCCCACGACCGGCAGCGGGTGCTGCTGTGCCTGCACGGCAAGTTCGACGTCTGGGTGCAGCTGGGTGGGCATCTGGAGGCCGGTGACCCGTCACTCGCCGCCGCCGCGTTGCGGGAGGCGACCGAGGAGAGCGGCATCGCCGGGCTCGTGGTGGATCCGGTGCCGGTGGACGTGGACATCCACCAGGTGGTCAACTGCGCGGGTCGGCGGCTCGACCACCACGACGTGATCTTCGCGGTCTACGCGCCGCCGGACGCGGCCGAGCAGGTGAGCGACGAGTCCCACGCGCTCGGGTGGTTCACGCCGGACGCGCTGCCGACCCCGCTCGGCGGCGACACCGACCGGGTGGTGCGCAACGCGGTGCGCCGTGCCGCCGTACGCTGA
- a CDS encoding asparaginase, which produces MTVFSLGGTIAMTGGPGSGVVPTLTAADLVAAVPGLAGTGVTVRVHDFRRLPGASLGFDDLTALVTAARRAVDDGADGVVVTQGTDTIEETAFALDLLWPYDAPLVVTGAMRNPTLAGADGPANLLAAVTVAAAPAARRTGCLVVLGDEIHAARWVRKTHTTSPVAFRSPDVGPVGLVAEGRPRILTRPARHRLDADVRDPGTVRTAVLPVVLGDDGATLRRAGSGLDGLVVAGFGVGHVPAAAVAVLTDLAAGMPVVLASRIGAGPVLAGTYGFPGSESDLLSRGLISAGTLDCYKARILLHLLVAAGHDRGRITATFATIGAGD; this is translated from the coding sequence GTGACGGTGTTCTCGCTCGGCGGCACGATCGCCATGACCGGCGGTCCGGGCAGCGGCGTGGTGCCGACCCTGACCGCCGCCGACCTGGTCGCGGCCGTACCGGGGCTGGCCGGTACCGGGGTCACCGTCCGGGTGCACGACTTCCGCCGGCTGCCGGGCGCCTCGCTCGGCTTCGACGACCTGACCGCCCTCGTCACGGCCGCCCGCCGGGCCGTGGACGACGGCGCCGACGGCGTCGTGGTGACCCAGGGTACGGACACGATCGAGGAGACGGCGTTCGCGCTGGACCTGCTGTGGCCGTACGACGCGCCGCTGGTGGTCACCGGGGCGATGCGCAACCCGACGCTGGCCGGCGCGGACGGCCCGGCGAACCTGCTGGCGGCGGTGACGGTCGCCGCCGCCCCGGCCGCCCGGCGGACGGGCTGCCTGGTCGTGCTCGGCGACGAGATCCACGCGGCGCGGTGGGTACGCAAGACGCACACCACCAGTCCCGTCGCCTTCCGCTCCCCCGATGTCGGACCGGTCGGGCTGGTCGCCGAGGGGCGGCCCCGGATCCTCACCCGGCCCGCCCGCCACCGGCTCGACGCGGACGTACGCGATCCGGGGACGGTGCGTACCGCCGTCCTGCCGGTGGTGCTGGGCGACGACGGGGCGACCCTGCGGCGGGCCGGATCGGGGCTGGACGGTCTGGTCGTCGCCGGCTTCGGGGTCGGTCACGTGCCGGCCGCCGCCGTGGCGGTGCTGACCGACCTGGCCGCCGGGATGCCGGTGGTGCTGGCGTCCCGGATCGGCGCGGGGCCGGTGCTGGCCGGCACGTACGGCTTTCCCGGCTCGGAATCCGACCTGCTCTCCCGCGGCCTGATCAGCGCCGGCACGCTGGACTGCTACAAGGCCCGGATCCTGCTGCACCTGCTGGTGGCGGCCGGCCACGACCGGGGCCGGATCACGGCGACGTTCGCGACGATCGGCGCCGGCGACTGA